A DNA window from Oncorhynchus masou masou isolate Uvic2021 unplaced genomic scaffold, UVic_Omas_1.1 unplaced_scaffold_628, whole genome shotgun sequence contains the following coding sequences:
- the LOC135536524 gene encoding serine/threonine-protein kinase pim-2-like, translating into MLCGDQPFNTRREIIYEEPYIKDQLSRHCVDLLRRCLAKRPRGRPTLDEMLLHPWLQPDTPPGSSRTRPLAPAGHAPWLQ; encoded by the exons ATGCTGTGTGGGGACCAGCCCTTCAACACACGACGAGAGATCATCTATGAAGAGCCTTACATCAAGGATCAACTGTCCCgac ACTGTGTGGATCTGTTGAGGAGGTGTCTGGCGAAGCGACCCCGAGGACGGCCCACTCTGGACGAGATGTTACTCCACCCCTGGCTCCAGCCGGACACGCCCCCTGGCTCCAGCCGGACACGCCCCCTGGCTCCAGCCGGACACGCCCCCTGGCTCCAGTGA